Part of the Polyangiaceae bacterium genome is shown below.
CGCCAATAGCCGCCTTGGCTCGGGTTTTGGCGCGTACTTCTCGAGTAACGCTTTCATCGCCTTGCGCACTCGATACGGCAAATCCATACGGAGCGCATTCATCGGATGACTCACTCGCCGCAAGAAGCCGTTGCCACCCGGCGTGTCGAACCACGTACGAAGCGCCTCGTTGGCGAGCATTTGTACCGGCTTTTCGTCGAATGCATCAACGTCCACGCCATGCTCATGCAAGCGTGCCTCGAACAGTCGTGAGAGCTCCGCGAGATGCGTCGCGAGCGTCTGCTCGTCGTCGCGCGACACATACTTGTTCGTCGGCCGAGCGTGATAGACGCGGCGGAAATGCGTGTCGTACGCGCTGTTTAGCGCTCGCCACGCGTCGAGTTTTGTTGGCGTGTTCAGTGCAGAAGGCAGCGGCGACTCGCTTTGAGGTGCAACGATCTCCCGATCCTCGCCATCGGCTTTCGAAGATGTGTGGGCAGCTTCCTCCCGATCCACTCCCACGTTTCTAGTAAGAAGAGCAGAATCCAGAAGATCGTCGGCCACTCTGTCCAGGGGACTGCAAGCCGGCGTTGTCCGAGGCTCTCCCTGGTCAACTTGGCCACTCGGCACCGCTTTTGTAGCGCCCGGATGTGGTTCGTCCGGGCCGGGTTCGTCTTGAGCAACCTCGCGCATCGTGCGCTTCGATCGAGGGCGCGGTACGGGCCGAAGTTCGATCGCTGGTCGTCCATCGACCAGCAACGTCAAGAGATCCGGAGCGCGCCCATCATCCGAGCGGTCCGGCAAAGGAAGCCCAAGGGCTGCTTGCGCGGCGTGAAGCGACTTGAACGTCATCGGCTCGGAGCGCAAATGGCCTGCCTTCACGAGCTCGGGAAGCAGGCGCCGAAGCGTGCGTTCACTGCATCCTGCGTGCTTCGCAAGCGTAGGTTGACCCCACCAAACGCGTCCGTGTGGGTCCGAAAGCCGCAATAGCGCCAGCAAAAGTCCGCGCTGTTTCAGCTCCAATCGAATCGACCACAAATGTTCGACATACGCGTGCTGCCAGCTCGATGGGACGCGTTTGTACGAGTCCCAAGTATTCGGTTTTGCAGGGAAAACGACACCATTCGCCCGATCCGCGCGAGAACTTCCCGCACAGACGACTCCGTGTGCTATCATTGTTTCTCCTTGCGCGTCGATCGCCCAGGGGTTGTCCAGTTCCGAGAGCGGTCGACGCGCGGGGTTCTTTTTTCAATCGACGTTCGCCGCGGTATCCAGCCCGCGACGATTACGAGTTTGCGTCATCGTGCAATCGCGATGCGCGATGCAATCAGCCTCCCCCTCCTCGCGTCCAACGGCGCGTAGTCATGCAAGTTCCCCGTTGCGCTCCGCGGCTCGAAGCCCCACTGAGCGGGACTACGCACCGAGGGCACTATCGAATTACAGGAGTTGCGGTACGTCTGCAATGGCATTTACCAAAAAAGCGCTGACGCGCATTGTGTGCTTACGTTAGGTAAGTAGGGGAAATGCTTAGCCTTGGGATATTCCGCGGCTTTTTTGAATAGCGCGATGCGTAATAGGGAGTTCGTCAGTACATTGATGTGACGTGCTCGCGCTTTGTATTGACATCGACTGTTTTGTGCCCTGACGAACCACACAGATGTACTGTGCACTGCCAAGCAGTAGTAGCGGGCCGTCGTTGGAGTTCGTATTTTTTCGCGTTTTCGCAATATGAGGTTTGTCGATCCGCTATCAGTCGCCCGTCCGCGCTGAGTCGTCGGCATCGAGGCCGCGGGCCCGTTGTCCGGGCGACACGTCGAAAATTGGACCACCAACGATCTTCGTGGCGTCGAGCCATGTGCGCAGCGCACGTACCGGACAGAGCACTCCTGGCGCTGCATGCACGGGCACGTCGGCGGGTTAACGGAGCGGATTCGTCGTGCTCCGCGCCACGTGGACGATGGTGCCTTCGCATGTGCGTCGCATCAAGCACATCGAAGCGCGGCCGCGAAGCCTACTAGCAAGAGCTTGCTCGACTGCCCGCAAGAGCGTCCGCGCCACGGAATCGTTTGAGGGCAAAGCGATTCGCGCAGCTCGATGACGATCGCCGCCATCGCCACATCGAGCGAGCTCGGCGCGAGTCGCTCCACGTCGAGGTGCGCCATGTGCGTCGCAACCTCGAGCGGCGGCGACAGAGCGCTCGCTCCATGCTCGAACGCGTACGCACTCCTACGTGCGCACTCGCACGCATGCGCTCGACGCGTATGAACCGCGCGAGCGTGCACAGCATGCGCTGCAGCCCGCGGGACGGTTGCGTACCGCGTCGTGCTCGAATCCCCGCAAAACGTCACGCACCACGGGATCGTTTGAGGGCAAAGCAACTCGTGCATCTCGATGACGATCGACGATCGCCGCCATCGCCACATCGAGCGAGCTCGGCGCGAGTCCCTCCGCGTCGAGATGCGCCATGTACGCCGCAACCACGAGCGGCGATGCCGGCAACGCGCTTGCTCCATGCTCGAACGCGTACGCTTCCCAGCGCTCCCACTCGCGCGCGTACGCTCGACGCGTGTTCACGGCGCGAGGGTGCATCGCATGCACCGCAGCTCGCGCGACGTCCTCGGCAAGACGAGCGGCGCCTGGCCTAGTCTGAATTCGGCCACGTCAATACGGCGTCGGTGGGATACGGCCCGAAACCTGAGATCAAGGACCAGGAATCGCCGTCGCCTTCGATGACCACGTGGACCCACGCCTCATGTGATGCCTCGAGGCGGGATCGATCGACGACGAGCGGGACGCCGACGCGCGCATCGCGAAGAACGGATTCGATGAACATCGCATCCTCTTCATCAATGCCGTGCATGGCTCCACTTCCGCAATATTTAGTCCCCGTGAAGTAATCACTGAGTTTTTCCCAGGTCTGCTCGGCGTCTATGGGGACGAAAACGCCTTCCATTTCGGGCTGATCGCAACAATTTCCACGAGTTTGGTTCGTGTAGATCACGCCGCTTGGATGACGAATGATGAGCCCAAGTTCGGCGTCCCAGAGTCTGATATGCGGCGTCATGCGATCAGGCTACTCGCGCGTTGCACCTGGATGCAATGCGTGTCGACGAGGATGGATCTCGCGCCGCAATCGCGTCAAAATATTCGAGGGCCTCGGCGTGGCGTTCGTAGATGTCGGCGATTTCGATGGTGCAGAAGCGGCGTTTCAACGCATGCGCGCGCTCACCGACATTTATTTCGATCCAGACGATTCACGGCGGGCCGAGCCACGCGAGCATCTTGCCGAGTTGGCCTTGCAACGCCGAGACTTCGCACACGCAGTGCAGTACGCCGAAGAAGCGCTTGCGATTGTCGTGGCGGAGTTTGGCTCGGACAGCGAGCTCCTCTGTTCGTCGCTCGACACGGCCGCCGAGGCGCATGTGGCGGAACGCAACCTCGAGCGCGCAAAGGAATTGTCGGAATGGGCGATCCGTGTTTTTCGTTTGCACCGCGACGATGACAGTGACGAACCGGAGCTGCTGGAGCGGTGCGAGCGTCGACTGGCGACGATCGAGGAGCAGCGAGGGCGCCGAAAGGGCTAGACGCGATCGTTGCTTCGTGCGTCTCGAATGGCGAGCCGCTTGACGTCCTGTGCGTCAACTTCGCCTGAACTTGCCAGCACCGAGTTTGTCGCCGCTGCGCCACGGACGGTCGTCGGTCAGGTTGGAGAGCTCGTCGACCTGACGCAGATGCGTGGCAAGCGCGAGCCCACGGGTGCTGGCTATCGGGACGGTGTAGCATTTGGGCCGCCAACCGTGATTTGTTCGCGATCCAAAGGGGCTGCTTGAGTTTGTCCGCGAGACGCGAGCACCGTCTCATTGGGCGGGCGGCCGCCTCGCCCATATGCTTGAGGATTTGCAGACATCAGGTAACATCATGTTGTGACCACGGTACCTTCCCATTGCACACCCTTCGCGGCGATCGTCCGCCAGTTCGCACCCTTGCTTGCGCGTGGACGGGATCTTTACGTCGCCCCCAACATCCCCGAAAAGAAGTTACAGGGAGCGCTCAAGAGCTACGGGGGAGGAGCTCGTCCCGAGACGGTGCTCGCGCTGCACGACGCGACCAAGCTCGGCAGCGCATCGGAGGGGTTTCTGATCACCACCGCCTCGCTGTACCTGCACCCCCGGAACGATGTGCCGCGCGCCGTTCGGTTTATTAGCATTACGTATCTATCGTGCGAACCACTCACGAATGCGAAAGGTGTGCAGACCGGCCAATGGGGTACGCGCGTCCACATGCAGAATAATACTGTCGATATCGCGCCCGATGAGATTCCGCCCGACGCACTCCAACCGTTCCTCGTTGAGGTACAAAGGGCCGTCCAGCAGGGTATCGTCGATAGCACGGACGGCCTTATTCCGGTACAAGACATGCCGGACGCAGCAAAGCTCGATTACGTGCTCGCGATTGTTTTGCTCGCCTTGCAGAACGACGGAATCATCGACCCCGTTGAAATGCAAGAGATCCAGCTCTTGATGAGCCGATTGCAGTTCTCTCCAAGCCTGCGTGCGGCTGTGCGGATATTCATGGGCGCGCCGACCAGTACCATCGAGCAGGTTCTCGACCGATTGGTTGCAGGTGTGCCGCGGGGGACCGAACGGGCTATCCAGTTCTCCTTGCTCAAAGACGTGATCCAGGTGTACCGGAGAACTCGTCCCAACAGCGATATGTACTCGGATCCATTTGTGCAATTTATTGCGTATCGCTTTGGCATTACGCATGATCAGGTAACGCTCATCGTCAATGCGTGTAACTTCGATGAAGATGTGCTCGGCGGCGAAGTTGCTGATGACGTGCTCATGGCGCGGGTAAAGCAGCTCGTAGCATGTGCGCCGGCCGTGGGTGTCCCACTGGCAGCCGTACACCTGAGCGGGAGCGTCGTGGGACTCAGCGCTGCAGGAATGACCTCAGGACTCGCGGCGCTCGGGTTCGGTGGAGTCTTGGGGTTCTCGTCAATGTTCACCGGAATCGGGGCTGCTGTGTTACTCGGCATCGGAGTGCACAAGGGCGTACAGCACCTAGCGAACCGAGGTGAAAACGAGAGCAGACGCGCACGTGAAGCGCTGAAGCAGGAAGTCCTTCGTGTGCATCAGACGACCATCAACAACCTGATCGACGACGTGAGCCAGATTGCGTCCGATATCGTGGATCTTCAGCTCCAGCCGGACATCGATCGGGCTCGATTGATGAAGCTCTCCAACGAGCTGAGCCTTTTCATTCGTGCGATGAAGGGCCTGCGCGACAAAGGAATATCGTAAAGGCAGTCAGACGGCGGATCATGCCCATTGCGTCGCAACAATGGGATGCACACGGATCGGGATATTTCAGCAATCTCGGTTGTGCGAAGATTGCAGGTCAATATCATGCTGGCCGGCGGTCGGAACTCGCACGGGCTCAACGACGTCGGCCGGCGGTCGGAACTCGCAGGGTGCTTACCATGTATAGGGCGTTGACGAGCAGGATTCCCGAAGAAAAAATTTTGAGAGCTGTCGATTTTGTTCTCACGTGGCCAATCAGGTGCATCGGCGTACACGATGACGTACGGACGTACGTAGCCGAAGGCTCAAATGGATTGCCCGCTTACCCACTGTGTGTGTCGCAAACGTATGCGACAAGCGAGCGCGAGCCCTTGGCCGAACCGACGGTCACGCCGCCGCATGTCGCTGGACCTTCGCCAAGTCCAAAATCGCGACGCTGCACGAGCCCTTTGCTACCGGCACCGACGTGATACCCGCGCCGCGGGCCTTCCGTGCAAGCGCTTCCCGTACGTCGATCACCGTCAATGCGTTTGGATTCGGGAACGTGTTCGACAGCCCCGTGTTCGTCCGAGTGAACGCGGACGCGTAGAGCTTCAACGTCGGCGGGTCAATCGCCAGTCCCCGCGGCCCGTTGCCTACCTCAATGCGGTGCTCGATCGTCATGCGAGCGACGTCGATGACGGCGATCTCGGACGTGTTCTCGATGGTCACGAACGCCATCGCGCCGTCCGGCGAAAACGTCACGGCGCGGGCGCCGGTCGAGCGCAGATTGATCTCGTGCTCGATGGTCTCGTTCTCGAGCTCGACGACCGCGAGCCGCTCGGATTGCGTATTCGCAACGAACAATCGTTTCCCGGATGGATGCAATGCGACGCTGTACGGGTGCGATCCATCGGCCATATAAATCTTGTTGACCTCGCGCAGCTTGCGGAAATTGCATTCCGGCGAGTCGCCGACGAGCGTGCGAGTGTCGAACTTGGCCACATAATGAGACCCCCAGATTGCAACATACGCCGCGCTGCCATCGGGCGTGATTGCCATGTGCCGCGGATCTCGTCCTGTCGCAATCTGACGGACTTCTTCGCGTCCGTTCAAGTCGACGATCGAAATGCTGTTTGCGCCTGAATTCGACACGAGCGCGAATTGATCGCCGGGGACGATGCCGATCCCTCGAGGCGCGGGGCCGACCTTGATCCGCGCCGTTTCTCGATGGTTCGCGAGGTCGATTTCCGAGATGGTATCTCCGCCGCAGTTCGAGACATAGCCGCGGCCGTACTTGGTGAATCGTACCGAGCCACGCGGCGCATTTCCCACCGTGATTTGCCCGAGCGCGACATGCGTCCCGTCGTCATTTCGTCGAATGACGGAAATCACGCCCGAGTCCGTATCTGTCGAATATATCTCAATGGCCATGTGAACCCTCCTTGTGAAGTGTCATGGAGCCACGACTTCGACCTTGATTCGGTCGGGATCTTCAAAAAACACGGCGTAATGGTCGGGGCCTCCGGCGTACGGATGCCGGTCGCGGTAGAGCACGTTGATTGCGCGGGCCTCGAGCGCGGCGGTCAAAGCATCGACGTGCTCGCGCGAGCGCGCGTAAAACGCGAGATGATTCAGGCCGGTGCGAGACCGATGGTAGGGCGGCTCGAGGTGACTCGGGGGCGTTTGAACGAAGACGAGATACGTCGAGCCGAGCTTCCAGCTCACGCCACCGCTCCATTCCTGGTACCGGCTGTACCCGAGCTCGGAGAGCAGCCAGTCCCAGAGCTGCCGCGAGCGCTCGAGGTTGGAGACGTTGATCTCGACGTGATGGAGGCATCCTGCACGGGGAGGCTCGAGGCTGTTGTCGCTTTCGCGTACCATGGGTCGGTTCTACCGTTTGTCGGGCAGGGAGCCAAGGGACGCATGAGCGGAGCGACGTATTGGCGACTCTGCTGTGGCGGTTCCGTGCGGGGCGGCTACTGCGACCACTTCACTGAGCATCGAAACACTTGCACTGCCCCCAACGGTACGAGTATCCTCCCGATCATGGGGTCACCCTGACGGCCCACACCTGCCAGCACTCACTTCCGGCATTAATCGGTACGAGGTGGGATCGAATCCGAGTGCGATGGAGGCTCAAGATGAGAACACGGTACTTCGCGCAAAATGCGTTACTCACGGCGATTGTTTCTGCTGGACTTGCGATCACGATGGGGTGCGCACCAACAAACGAGCAGCCTTCTACAAAACCCAACGTAACGGTTCCTGTTCCCGCGGACGATGACGACGTCATTCGAGACGAGTCGGGACGCATCGAATACATCGTCGACCTGGACGCGGCTGCTCCCGAAGCCTACGCGAAGGTGGCTCCGTCGGATCCTCGCTATACCGACTTTCACAAACCCGAAGTGCGAAACCTGATCTACGACCTGGAAAAGCGCTACGGATTCGAGAGCACGCAGATGACGAGCTGGGTGGGCATCAGCTACTCGGCATTTCTGACGGTGGAACAGGTCCATTCCATTGCGAAGGATCCTCGGGTGATCCGTATATCGCTGAACGGGCATGTCGACTTCAGCGCCGAGACGACGGCCGTTTGGAACGATGTGTCCGTTTCCCCAAATGAGATGCAATCCTGGGGCAAACAGGCAGTAAATGCGAGCCAAACGAGCTCCAATGGCAATGTGACGGTGTACGTGCTCGATGCCGGAGTCGGACGACATCCCGATCTCAATGTTGTGAAATGGATCAATGGGGTGAGCAAGTACGAAACGTCGAATCCGGATCTCGCGGATGGAAGACTCGTGGGGTGTTATGCGCACGCGACGCATGTGGCGGGCATTATCGGAGCGAAGGCTAACGGGGAGGGCATTCAAGGAATTTTTCCAGGCGTGCCCATTGTGTCTGTCTCGTTCCTTAAGGATTCGGGCACAATGCAGCCGGCCCCCAACGATTGCTTGTCAGGTGGACCAAACAAAATGGGCGTCGCCGCAGGATTGGATTCAATATACGCTGACGTTCTACAGGCAGGAAGGGTTGGCATATTAAATATGTCATTTAATGCGGGCGATGCAAAAGACGCAGAGACGTGGAATGCTGAAAATGGTACCATTGGCGAGAAAATCAGAACCGTCACAACGCCCACTCTCGGATACGCAGGAGTTTTCGCCGTCAACTCTGCGGGAAACCAATACGACGATGCATGCCTACACGCGTATCACAAGATCGGCCCCGATGGCCAAGGTTTATCCAATCCCGATGATGGCGTGATGGTTGTCAGCGCAATCAACAACCACGGACAGCCTGTGGTTCCCCTCAATGGAGTTCATGGTCTGCGAAATCGTCCCAGAGCGTGCAATGAGCCGGGAGTCAATTTCGGGGCATGCGTTGAAGCTTGGGCACCAGGACGCAATATCATGTCTGCCTGGGCCAATTTCCCGCAATCGGCTTCAACTGCAATTAACGGATACGATTACCTCTCGGGCACATCTATGGCAGCGCCCCATATCGCTGGACTTGCTGCATTGCTCGCCGCCACACAGCAACTTGGGACGCCAAAACAAATCGAACTAGCCGTTAGAAGCTCAACTTACGAATTGCAGAAGTTTCATCCAACACGTCCACTCGACGGAGGAAGCATAGCGTTGCCAAGCATGAATCCGTTGCCAGCTGAAGCTGCTTACAGCACTCCATACGCCGAAATTGTTGCAACTAACGCGCAGTCGATTCCACAATCCGATCCCGATCCCGAGAGGTGCTTCTCGCCCGCCGAAAACATCGTAAATCCGCTCATTGTGATTTATTCGGACGACGCAGATCAGGATTTCGCGATGCGCTTTGATTCCGTGGGCGAGGTCGACGCGGCTGGGTCGAAACAATATGCCTGCGATGTCTATCGCAACCGTTTGGACGTTCCGAGCACACCAGAGCTGCTATACAATGGCACGAACAACGAGTGGACTAGCCTGAGCTGGCAGACCGGAGTCTGGGAAGTCGGCTCAAACTTATGCCCATCACTTCATGCGACGGTGCGGTTTGAAAATGCGCCTCAGGTCCACTGGTATGTTGACGGTATCGATAAGTCAGACCAGACCCTTGACTGGATATTCAATAGCTCCGGAGTTGTCAGTTTCACCTCGAACGGGACAACACAATGCTCGCTCATAAAAACGCATAGTATCTTCGGGCCAAACGCGGGCACGCCGATCTGCTCCGATCTCGACCCACTGAATCCATGCTCAAGCAACTTTGGAGCGACCACGAAT
Proteins encoded:
- a CDS encoding helix-turn-helix domain-containing protein, encoding MIAHGVVCAGSSRADRANGVVFPAKPNTWDSYKRVPSSWQHAYVEHLWSIRLELKQRGLLLALLRLSDPHGRVWWGQPTLAKHAGCSERTLRRLLPELVKAGHLRSEPMTFKSLHAAQAALGLPLPDRSDDGRAPDLLTLLVDGRPAIELRPVPRPRSKRTMREVAQDEPGPDEPHPGATKAVPSGQVDQGEPRTTPACSPLDRVADDLLDSALLTRNVGVDREEAAHTSSKADGEDREIVAPQSESPLPSALNTPTKLDAWRALNSAYDTHFRRVYHARPTNKYVSRDDEQTLATHLAELSRLFEARLHEHGVDVDAFDEKPVQMLANEALRTWFDTPGGNGFLRRVSHPMNALRMDLPYRVRKAMKALLEKYAPKPEPRRLLAPVVALVSRTMGEGKREVVPDKPTIPLRRWAGPERPPAWQIKHLALPRPSERSSASVEISAETRRILEGLSARSALSEFGAHVSLATELLALARERGGDAERVLGVLDEVNAIVARKGLSSSTAKTNAVFKAAIEVFARDGGGHVEREDRESIAQAIVVAQSA
- a CDS encoding site-specific integrase, producing MNTRRAYAREWERWEAYAFEHGASALPASPLVVAAYMAHLDAEGLAPSSLDVAMAAIVDRHRDARVALPSNDPVVRDVLRGFEHDAVRNRPAGCSACCARSRGSYASSACVRVRT
- a CDS encoding tetratricopeptide repeat protein, encoding MAFVDVGDFDGAEAAFQRMRALTDIYFDPDDSRRAEPREHLAELALQRRDFAHAVQYAEEALAIVVAEFGSDSELLCSSLDTAAEAHVAERNLERAKELSEWAIRVFRLHRDDDSDEPELLERCERRLATIEEQRGRRKG
- a CDS encoding YncE family protein → MAIEIYSTDTDSGVISVIRRNDDGTHVALGQITVGNAPRGSVRFTKYGRGYVSNCGGDTISEIDLANHRETARIKVGPAPRGIGIVPGDQFALVSNSGANSISIVDLNGREEVRQIATGRDPRHMAITPDGSAAYVAIWGSHYVAKFDTRTLVGDSPECNFRKLREVNKIYMADGSHPYSVALHPSGKRLFVANTQSERLAVVELENETIEHEINLRSTGARAVTFSPDGAMAFVTIENTSEIAVIDVARMTIEHRIEVGNGPRGLAIDPPTLKLYASAFTRTNTGLSNTFPNPNALTVIDVREALARKARGAGITSVPVAKGSCSVAILDLAKVQRHAAA
- a CDS encoding VOC family protein, whose product is MVRESDNSLEPPRAGCLHHVEINVSNLERSRQLWDWLLSELGYSRYQEWSGGVSWKLGSTYLVFVQTPPSHLEPPYHRSRTGLNHLAFYARSREHVDALTAALEARAINVLYRDRHPYAGGPDHYAVFFEDPDRIKVEVVAP
- a CDS encoding S8 family serine peptidase — protein: MRTRYFAQNALLTAIVSAGLAITMGCAPTNEQPSTKPNVTVPVPADDDDVIRDESGRIEYIVDLDAAAPEAYAKVAPSDPRYTDFHKPEVRNLIYDLEKRYGFESTQMTSWVGISYSAFLTVEQVHSIAKDPRVIRISLNGHVDFSAETTAVWNDVSVSPNEMQSWGKQAVNASQTSSNGNVTVYVLDAGVGRHPDLNVVKWINGVSKYETSNPDLADGRLVGCYAHATHVAGIIGAKANGEGIQGIFPGVPIVSVSFLKDSGTMQPAPNDCLSGGPNKMGVAAGLDSIYADVLQAGRVGILNMSFNAGDAKDAETWNAENGTIGEKIRTVTTPTLGYAGVFAVNSAGNQYDDACLHAYHKIGPDGQGLSNPDDGVMVVSAINNHGQPVVPLNGVHGLRNRPRACNEPGVNFGACVEAWAPGRNIMSAWANFPQSASTAINGYDYLSGTSMAAPHIAGLAALLAATQQLGTPKQIELAVRSSTYELQKFHPTRPLDGGSIALPSMNPLPAEAAYSTPYAEIVATNAQSIPQSDPDPERCFSPAENIVNPLIVIYSDDADQDFAMRFDSVGEVDAAGSKQYACDVYRNRLDVPSTPELLYNGTNNEWTSLSWQTGVWEVGSNLCPSLHATVRFENAPQVHWYVDGIDKSDQTLDWIFNSSGVVSFTSNGTTQCSLIKTHSIFGPNAGTPICSDLDPLNPCSSNFGATTNTNVGLPGNEPGYYRFIAVCQNDFGRSASSEITFHVIPPPNDAQFISQIVPTQATAGQPFPVSLTFKNAGSATWTAADNFKLGAQNPENNAIWGMSRQYLAPGDSIGTGETKTFTFNAIAPSTPGSYPFQWRMLKEGVEWFGDFSPNVTISVVPAAPPVIHAAQFVSQNVPTQATAGQAFPVSLTFKNTGSATWKASDNFKLGAQNPQDNTKWGMSRQFLAPGDAIGPGETKTFTFNAIAPSTPGSYPFQWRMLKEAVEWFGDFSPNVTISAVPAAPPAIQPISGSWYNPARVGWGLHVSRNINDLVLLTWFTYRPDGTPIWYLAESKEVNGKFTAPLYTAQWINNQAVKTVHGEMTLSTTSPTTGTLSWVLDGVAGSEPIEYLLFDNAGAAPNITGSWYPPTQPGWGVVLDMQGDTLVPQVTLYDASGQPMWLQFNGGPWNGFITLTQVTGVNLCPGCVGPTSYTGVNVGSMQIKNINGTLDGATLDLLLNGNLSQWNRTDLPIARLTF